CGACCCGTCCCGGGTGGCGGAGATGAATCACTCCGAACCTTCATACCAAGAACAAGCGAGGAACATCGCATGACTCTGCGCACTCTTCGAACCACTCTGGTTCTGGCCACGCTCGGCGCCGCCGGTGCTATCCAGGCCGCCGAGGAAGCAACACCCCAGCTCGGCGGTACCGTGAATATCTCCACCATGTACCGCACTCTGGATGCCACCACCTGGGATTTGCAGAATTGGACCTGGAAAGGCAACCACGACAATCTGCAACTGGAATCCCTGCTGCGCGGCGACCTGCAATACGGCCCGCGAGGCAAGAATGAAAACTCGTTCGTCGAGCAGGCTTATATTCCCTACAACCAGCTGGAAGGCAGCCTGGCGGAAAGCTGGGAGGTGAAGGAAGACCCGATGCGGGTGATCTTCCACCTGCGCAAGGGCGTCCAGTGGCAGGAAGTGCCCGGCGTGATGAAAAAGCGGGAACTGGTGGCCAACGACGTCATCACTTCGTTCCAAAGCCGTGGCGAGAGTCCCCGCGCCATCCCCACCTTCTGGGATTTCATCGAGCGCTGGGAAGCGCCGGATGACCACACCGTGATCGCTTATTTCAACCAGTTCCACGGCAACTGGCCGTACCGGATTGCCTGGGGATACTACGACGGCATCTCTCCGCCGGAGTGGCAGAATCTCAGCGAGGACAAACGGGCGGACTGGCGTAACGCCGCCGGCACCGGCCCCTATCGCATCGAAAAGATCGAGACCGGCCGTCAGCAGGTGTACGCGAAGAACGACGGCTACTGGGATTCGGTGACCCTCAACGGCAAGGAATATCCGCTGCCGCTGAACGACAAAGTGATCTATCACATCATCAAGGATGAGGCGAGCGCGGTGGCGGCGCTCAGTTCCGGCCGCATTGATATCATGGAGGCGATCCGCTGGCAGTTGGTGGATCAGTTGAAGAAAACCGCGCCGGAGTTGCAGTTCCGCAAGAACCTGTCCACCAATGGCACTTATATCGCCCTGCGCACCGATCAAAAACCCTTCAACGATGTACGCGTGCGCCGCGCCCTGAACATCGCGGTGGACCAGAAAGCGATTCTCTCCTCGCTGCTCAATGGTGAAGGGGAATTGCTCAACTATCCCTTCGCACAGCGTTGGACCGAGTTTTATACCCCGCTGGACCAGCTCTCCGATGAAGCCCGGGAACTGTTTGAATACAACCCGGAGAAAGCGAAAAAGCTGCTGGCCGAAGCCGGTTATCCAAAAGGCTTCAGCTTCGATCTCCAGGTCTGCTCCTGCAGCCCCTACCACATGGATGTGGCGCCCATGCTGCAGGCTTACTATCAGCAGGTCGGTGTGAAAGTGAACATCAAGACCATGGAGTACGGTGCCTTCCGCTCCAACATGCGTGGCAAGACCCAGGCCGGCGGCTATCTGATGAACAACGGCTCCGGTAATCCGATCCAGGTACTGCGCAAGAGCTTCCGCACCGATCAGACCTGGAACGCGTCCTGGTACAGCAACGAGGAGTTTGACCGGAAGATCGACGCCGCCATCAAGGAACCGGACACCGAGAAACGCAACGCGATGCTGAAAGAGTTGAATGATTTCATCATCGATGAAGCCGTGCCGCACGTGTGGCTGCCGACGGAAATGGGCTACTCCGCCTGGTGGCCGTGGGTGAAAAACTACTACGGTGAGCAACGTATCGGCGCGGTCAAACCCAACGCCATCTACTCACGCATCTGGATCGATCAGAAAATGAAGGAAAGCATGGGCAAAGCGCGCTGATCACGGCACCGCTTCCCGCAACACGGCCCCCAGGGCCGTTTCCCCCGCGCCCGGCTCATGCCGGGCGTGTCGTACCCAGTACAGCGGCCGCACCAAACGCTGATGCGGCCCCGGCACCGGACACAGCCGACCGTCGGCCAGCGCCGCGCTCACACTGGTCTCGCTGACATAACCGACACCGGCCCCGGCCATCAGCGCCTGGCGCACCGCCTCGCCGGCCCCCAGTTCCAGTATCCGTTGCGGCTCCGGAAAATCGGTCCCCAGACTGCGTTCAATCACCGCCCGGGTGCCCGAACCGGGCTCACGCATCACCCAGGGCCAATACGCGGGATCCGCCTTCAATGCCTCCACCACCGATGGTGCCGCCACTCGTAATAGCACATCGTCGCGCCAATGCCGCACCCGCAGCAGAGCATGGGACACCGGCCCCTCCACCAGCGCCAGGTCCACTTTCAATTCCAGCAGCAATGCCACCGCCTGGCGGGTATTGACCACATCCATCCGCACCCGCGCCCGCGGATGACGCTGCCTGAATGTCGACAACAATGGCGGCAGATAGTAATTACCCAAGGTGTGGGTGGCGGCCAGCATCACCTCCAACGGGGGCGACTGGAACAACCTCTCGCAACGGGAGAGCTGTGTCAGCAAGGCGCGAGCTTCCGGAATCAGCGCCCGCCCCCGGTCATTCAGAACCAGCCCGCGGCCAACACGATCGAACAGCCGCGCGTCCAGCCGCTGCTCCAACTGCGCCAGGCCCTGACTCACCGCCGGCTGGGTCAGCGCCACCCGTTCCGCCGCCGCCGCCACCGAACCGGTTTCCGCCACCGCAAGGAACAGCCGCCATTGTTTGAGTGTTGTTTCATTCATAAATTTATTTTAGTTATAAGTTTATAATTATCAAATATTATTATTTATGGCGCTTCGGCATAGTGGCTTGACCTTGCCAAAGGATCACAGGAACCACCGATGCGCACCCTCTCTCTCTCCCTGCCCCGCCCGCACTGGCCCATGGCGCTGCTGGTCCTGGCCTGCGCTCTGGCCGGGATCGGCCTGGCCCACAGCCGGCTGGCTCAACACTGGGGACTGGGCGCGCTGGCCCTGGCCATGCTGCTTGGCCTGGTGGTGGCGCAACCGCTGCCAGCGCCACTGCGCGAGGCCGGCGGATCCGCCCTGGCGCTGTTCAAGGGGCCGATTCTGAAAATCGCCATCGTCCTGTACGGACTGCGCATTCCCCTGGACGCGGTGGGCGAACTGGGCCTCGGCGTGATCGCCCTGAACGCCGGGCAAATCGCCCTGAGCCTGATACTCGGCGGCTGGCTGGGGCAGCGCTGGCTGGGCATGAGCCGCGCCGCCGCCCTTTCCATCGGCGCCGGCAACGGCATCTGCGGTGCCGCCGCGGTGCTCGCCGCCGAGCCGGTGCTGGGGACCCGCGACCGGGATACCGCCATGGCGGTGGCGGCGGTGGTGGTGTTCGGCACGCTCAACATGCTGTTGCTGCCACTGCTGTATCACCATCTGCCAACACTGTTTCCGGACCAGAATCACTTCGCCGTGCTGGTGGGGGCCAGCGTCCAGGAGGTGGCCCAGGTGATCGTCGCCGCCCAGGCCATGTCGCCGGCGCTGGTGGACAGCGCCCTGCTGGTCAAAATGGTGCGGGTGATGATGCTGGCGCCGGTACTGCTGATACTCGGCATGGGCGCGCGCCGCGCCGCCGGCACTGGCGCCGGCACCAGCATCGGCAACAGTGGCATCAAGGCACGGCCGGTTCTCCCCGCTTTCACGTTCTGGTTCGTCGGTGCCCTGGTGGTCAACGGCCTGGGCTGGGTACCCGATTCCCTGGCCTCTCCCCTGGCCGGCCTGGACGACATTCTGCTGGCGCTGGCGATGGCGGCACTGGGCTTGAGCACCCACTTCGATTTGCTACGCCGCGCCGGATGGCGCCCTCTGGCCCTGGGCGCGATACTCTGGCTCGCCACCCTGGCGGTGGTCTTCGCCGCCCTGTTCAGCGGGGCTCTCTAGTCGCCGAAACCGATCATTCCCTCTTTACCCCCCCTTTGGGGGGTATCGGCCCCCTCCGGGGCCATCGATAATGCCCCTGTTTGTGACGACCACCCTCAACTTAAAAGAATCAGGGACATGAACAGATACAAGGATCCGTTTTTTCACTCCGCTTCTCTTTTCTTGTTTGCCGCGCTCGTTTTGAGTGGATGTGGCGATAACGAATCCGGCGGCGATGCCAACGCCGCCACGGCGACGCTTCCCGCCTATGAACGCATCCCCGATTGCGACGGCATGGCCGCGATCCTCGGGGACCTGGTCAGTGGCTTGACGCCCGCCGACGATGAAGGCGAGCCAGGTCGTTATCAGGAAGACGGCCGCTATGGCGTCAACTGCACCTGGCTGACGCCCCGGGTGGAAAGTGATAACGCTTTCGAAATGGTCAAGGGCGGCAGTCTGTCGATCGGTATCACCGTGGACCCTCAACACAGCTCCGACGAGAAAACACTACGCGACCTGGGCATGGTGTATGACGATGCCCGCGTCGAAGCCCTTGGCGGTTATGTCGTCGACATGGGCGGCAAACTCGATCCCTCCGCCCAGTTGGGCATGATCGGACCGCAAGTGGTGGTTGGCAGCGTCAACATTTCCTTCGCCGCCGGCGGCCTGTACTTGCAAAAAGTGGAAGAACTGAAAAGTATCACCAACGACCGTGTCATCGAAGCCGCGGTCGCCCTGCATCGCTCGTTACGCTAGATCCGAACGGCACTCATTGCCCCATTTCACTTCAAGGAGAGGAAACCATGCTGAAATCCATTCTGACCCGCCTGTTGGCGGCGTCCATCGCCATCGCCGCCTTCGGCCCACTGCATGCGCAGACTTCCGGGGGGGCTCCCAACATGGCCCAGATGGGTAACCAGGTGGCCACCTTCAGCGGCAGCATGCACGCCGCCGCCGAGGTGTGCGGCGGTTACACCAAGGACCAACTGGCGGATATGAAAGCCAAGCAGAAACAGCAGATGACCAAAATGGGCCTCACCGCCCAGGAATTCGACACCGCCTTTGACACCGGCAAGAAAAAAACCGATGAGCGCTGGGACACCATGTCCAAAGCCGAGCAAAAATCCGCCTGTGAGGAACTGCGGCAACAGATGAGTCAGGCCTTCAACGGCATGATCAAGTAGTCCGGCTCACGGGATCGGCGGGATCTGCTACACTGCCCGCGTCAAAGTCACAGCCATTCAAGTCATGCGTTTTATCGCTTTTTTTACACTCGCTCTGCCGCTGTGGGCGCCACTGGCCACGGCGGCGGACGCGGCCCGGGACGAAACCCGCGACGCCCTGTTGCGAGAGCAGCAGGAACTGAATGAGCGGGCCGAGGCCCTGGCCGACCAGCAGGCCACCACACAACGGCTGTTGGAACAGCAGCAGGCTTATCTGGACGCCCTGGAAAAGGAAATCCAGTCATTGAAAGCTGCTCCAGAATCAGATCAAAAAAACTGATCAATCCGTTTCAGCCAGTCCTCTCCCTCCCCTGGTAACACAACGCTATCTTGGGCTCTCCCATCCTCAACAGGAGAGTCCGATGAAGCGCGTTCTGGTTCTTTACTACTCCATGTACGGCCATATCGAAAGCCTGGCCCGGGCCGTGGCCGAAGGCGCCGCCAAAGTCGACGGCGTGGAAGTGGAGATCAAACGAGTGGCCGAGACCATGGATCCGGAGGCGTTCCAGAACGCCGGTGGCAAAACCGACCAGGCCTACCCCGTGGCCAGCCCGGCGGAACTCAAGGACTACGATGCCATCATCATCGGCACCCCCACCCGCTTCGGTAACATGAGTGGCCAGATGCGCACTTTTTGGGACCAGACCGGCGGCCTGTGGGCCCAGGGTGCCCTGGCCGGCAAAGTCGCCAGTGTGTTCACCTCCACCGGCACCGCCGGCGGCAAGGAAACCACCATCATCAGCACCTGGCTGACCCTGGCCCACCACGGCTTCATCATCGTGCCACTGGGCTATGCCGATCCCGGTCAGGAACAAATGGACATCAGTGAAGTGCATGGCGCCTCCCCTTACGGAGCCGGCACCATCGCCGGTCCCGACGGCAGCCGCCAGCCCAGCACCAAGGAACTCAATCTGGCCCGCTACCAGGGAGAACAGGTGGCCCGCCTGACCGCGAAACTGTGACCTCCGATTCAGCCTGACACTTCTCTCGTCTTGCTCTGATCCCCCCTTTGGCCGCCTTCCCCTTCCTGAACAGGCGGCCTTCTTTTTTGCCTGCCATCATGCCGGAGCTCGCCATTCACGTTATGGTAGAGACTCCACTGAGCAAGGAATCACCATGGCCGACACCACCGCTATCTCCGAGTCCAACCGGCAACCCACCCTGGCCGTTCTGATCGACGCGGACAACACACCACCGGCCATCGTCGAGGGCCTGTTCGAGGAGATCGCCAAGTACGGCACCGCCACCATCAAGCGCATCTACGGTGACTGGACCCAGCCCAACCTTGGTGGCTGGAAGAAAGTACTGCTGGATCATTCGATTCAGCCGGTGCAGCAGTTCGCCTACACCACCGGCAAGAACGCCACCGACAGTTCGCTGATCATCGATGCCATGGATCTGCTCTACACCCGGGAGCTGGATGGGTTCTGTCTGGTTTCCAGCGACAGCGACTTCACCCGGCTGGCGGCCCGATTACGGGAAGCCGGCCTCACCGTGTATGGCTTCGGTGAACAAAAGACCCCCAAACCGCTGGTGGCGGCCTGCGATAAATTCATCTACACCGAGATTTTGCGCGCCGGCGATGACAGCGCCGCCAGCAAGGGCGGCAAAGCCGGCAAGGACAAAACCAGCGGCAACACGCCGCCTTTGAAGTTCATCGCCCGGGTCATCGACGATGTCTCCGGAGAAGACGACTGGGCCCATCTGGGGGTGCTTGGACAGAACCTGAGCCAGCGCCGCCCGGAGTTCGACACCCGGCTCTACGGCTTCCGCAAACTGAGCGAGCTGCTCAATGCCCAGACCGGCCACTTCGAGCTGAAGAAAGGGGAAAACGGCGGACTGTGGGTGAAGAACAAGAACGGGTGATCGCGGTCCACGCCCCGCGATTCTCCTGTTGCTTCCCCACCTATCGAACCAGCCAGAGACTCAATTCCGGCACATAGGTAATCAGCAGCAGCGCGATGATCAGCACCAGCATGAACGGCAGCGTGGCCCGGAACAGTTCGGTGATCGACTTGCGGAACCGGTAGCTGGCGATGAACAGATTCATCCCCACCGGCGGCGTGATGTAGCCGATCTGCATGTTGGCGACAAAGATAATGCCCAGATGTACCGGATCGATGCCGTAGCGCAGCGCCACCGGCAGAATCAACGGCACCATGATCACCAGAGCGGCAAAAATATCCAGCACGGCGCCGAGCAACAGCAACAGAATATTGAGCAGAATCAAAAACGCCAGCTTGCTCTGTACGTGGGTCTGGATGAAGGCGAACAAATGCTCAGGCACGCCGGCATACACCAGATAGTCGGCGAAGGCCTGGGCCACCGCCAGAATCAGCAGGATTCCCCCCACCATGACCATAGCTTCGCGGGTCAGCCCCGGCAGACGGCGCAACGGAATCTCCCGGTACAGCACCACTTCCGCCAGCAGCACATAAAGGGCGGTGACCGCCGCCGCCTCGCTCACCACCAGGAAGCCGGAGAAGATACCGCCGAGCACCACCAGCGGCAGCGGCAATTCCCAGCGCGCATCCCACAGCGCCTGCCCCAGCTCCCGCGCGTTGAACGGTTGCCGCGGCAGCGGGTCGCTGCGATTGACATACACACAGTAGCCGTACAGCAACACCACCATCAGCAGCGCCGGTCCCACCCCGGCCAGGTACAGATCGACGATTTCCACCGGCGGCATGGTCAGTTGCTGCGACAACTGCTGGGCGATGATGCCGTAGATCAGCAGCGGCACCGATGGCACCAGCAGCAACCCCAGGCTGCCGGACGAGGTCACCAGCCCGAGGCTGAAACGCTGCGGATAACCGGCCTTGACCAGCGCCGGCAGCAACAGCGCGCCCAGCGCCACGATGGTGACACCGGAGCCGCCGGTGAGCGCGGTGAAAAAGGCGCAAGCCACCAGCGCCACGAAGGCCATGCCGCCGGGCATCCAGCCGAACGCGGCCTGGCTGAGACGGACCAGGCGATCGGCGGTACGCGATTCACTGAGCAGAAAACCGGCAAAGGTGAACAGCGGCAGCGCCATCAGCACCACCGAATCGGACAGCTGGTAAATATCAATGTGGAGCACCGACAGCGGTGTCTCCTGGGTGAAGAAGCCGATGGCGGCCGCGGCCAGCAGAATGGCGAACAGCGGCGCGCCCATCAGTGCCAGCACGATCAACAGAACAATGGCGGCGATAATCATCCCAGCGGCTCCCGCATGCAGGGCCGGCGCCCGCCCAACCCGAGCACGAACAGCACCAGGTAACGCAGCGCCATGACGCTGAAGCCGAACGGAATGATCACCTGCGGCACCCAGCTCGGGATGCCGGCGAAGGCAATCTCGCCGTACTGATACTCCTCGATCACGAAACCAATACTGTACCAGGCCACCAGAGTACAGATGGCGGCGGTGAACAGATCCACCGCACCGGTGATCCAGGGTTGGAAGGATTTGGGCAACCACTGTCCCAGCAGATCGATGCGGATGTGCTCGTCCCGGCGGGAGGCGATCATGGCGCCGAGCAGGCCGATCCACAACACCGCGTTACGCAGCAGCGGCTCCACCCAGATCAGACTGACACCGGCCATGTTGCGCAGCCCGATTTGCACCACCGCCAACAGCACCATGCCCAGCAGGATGGCCACGATCAGGCCATCCTCCAGCCGGTGCAACCAGGACAGCAGGCGCCGCATCAACGGGCCCGGTAGTCGTCGAGCAGCCGATGCAGCCGGTCCAGCATGCCACTGCTCAGCTCGCCGTCGCTGACCAGCGACTGGGTGGCTTTATCAGCGGCGGATTTCCACTCGGTGCGTTGTTCGTCGCTGGGGGTCACCGTTTCCAGCCCTTGCTGTTGCACCGCCTTGAACGCTTCGCGGTTCTGCTCGCGGCCTTCCTGATCCAATTGAGTGAAGGTGTTGCCCAGGACTTCGCGCATGATCTTCTGATCCCCCTCGGAAAGACGATCGAAATAGCGCTTGTCGATGGCCAGCAGGCCGTAGGTGTACAGCAGCGGCAGGTCGGTGATGTACTTCACCCGCGCGTACCATTGCAGAGTGAGCGCCGCCACCGGCGGCGCGGCGAAGCTGTCGATGGCGCCGGTCTGCAACGATGTCAGCACCGAGCCGATATTCAGCACGATCGGAGACAATCCCAGTGTCTTGGCCGCCTTGGCGGAAGCCGAGTCACTGGCCGGCAACCACAACTTGCGCGCCTGCAGATCCGCCAGACTGACCACCGGCTGCGTCG
This sequence is a window from Alloalcanivorax dieselolei B5. Protein-coding genes within it:
- a CDS encoding ABC transporter substrate-binding protein: MTLRTLRTTLVLATLGAAGAIQAAEEATPQLGGTVNISTMYRTLDATTWDLQNWTWKGNHDNLQLESLLRGDLQYGPRGKNENSFVEQAYIPYNQLEGSLAESWEVKEDPMRVIFHLRKGVQWQEVPGVMKKRELVANDVITSFQSRGESPRAIPTFWDFIERWEAPDDHTVIAYFNQFHGNWPYRIAWGYYDGISPPEWQNLSEDKRADWRNAAGTGPYRIEKIETGRQQVYAKNDGYWDSVTLNGKEYPLPLNDKVIYHIIKDEASAVAALSSGRIDIMEAIRWQLVDQLKKTAPELQFRKNLSTNGTYIALRTDQKPFNDVRVRRALNIAVDQKAILSSLLNGEGELLNYPFAQRWTEFYTPLDQLSDEARELFEYNPEKAKKLLAEAGYPKGFSFDLQVCSCSPYHMDVAPMLQAYYQQVGVKVNIKTMEYGAFRSNMRGKTQAGGYLMNNGSGNPIQVLRKSFRTDQTWNASWYSNEEFDRKIDAAIKEPDTEKRNAMLKELNDFIIDEAVPHVWLPTEMGYSAWWPWVKNYYGEQRIGAVKPNAIYSRIWIDQKMKESMGKAR
- a CDS encoding LysR substrate-binding domain-containing protein — its product is MNETTLKQWRLFLAVAETGSVAAAAERVALTQPAVSQGLAQLEQRLDARLFDRVGRGLVLNDRGRALIPEARALLTQLSRCERLFQSPPLEVMLAATHTLGNYYLPPLLSTFRQRHPRARVRMDVVNTRQAVALLLELKVDLALVEGPVSHALLRVRHWRDDVLLRVAAPSVVEALKADPAYWPWVMREPGSGTRAVIERSLGTDFPEPQRILELGAGEAVRQALMAGAGVGYVSETSVSAALADGRLCPVPGPHQRLVRPLYWVRHARHEPGAGETALGAVLREAVP
- a CDS encoding YeiH family protein — translated: MRTLSLSLPRPHWPMALLVLACALAGIGLAHSRLAQHWGLGALALAMLLGLVVAQPLPAPLREAGGSALALFKGPILKIAIVLYGLRIPLDAVGELGLGVIALNAGQIALSLILGGWLGQRWLGMSRAAALSIGAGNGICGAAAVLAAEPVLGTRDRDTAMAVAAVVVFGTLNMLLLPLLYHHLPTLFPDQNHFAVLVGASVQEVAQVIVAAQAMSPALVDSALLVKMVRVMMLAPVLLILGMGARRAAGTGAGTSIGNSGIKARPVLPAFTFWFVGALVVNGLGWVPDSLASPLAGLDDILLALAMAALGLSTHFDLLRRAGWRPLALGAILWLATLAVVFAALFSGAL
- the wrbA gene encoding NAD(P)H:quinone oxidoreductase, with protein sequence MKRVLVLYYSMYGHIESLARAVAEGAAKVDGVEVEIKRVAETMDPEAFQNAGGKTDQAYPVASPAELKDYDAIIIGTPTRFGNMSGQMRTFWDQTGGLWAQGALAGKVASVFTSTGTAGGKETTIISTWLTLAHHGFIIVPLGYADPGQEQMDISEVHGASPYGAGTIAGPDGSRQPSTKELNLARYQGEQVARLTAKL
- a CDS encoding NYN domain-containing protein gives rise to the protein MADTTAISESNRQPTLAVLIDADNTPPAIVEGLFEEIAKYGTATIKRIYGDWTQPNLGGWKKVLLDHSIQPVQQFAYTTGKNATDSSLIIDAMDLLYTRELDGFCLVSSDSDFTRLAARLREAGLTVYGFGEQKTPKPLVAACDKFIYTEILRAGDDSAASKGGKAGKDKTSGNTPPLKFIARVIDDVSGEDDWAHLGVLGQNLSQRRPEFDTRLYGFRKLSELLNAQTGHFELKKGENGGLWVKNKNG
- a CDS encoding TRAP transporter large permease, with the translated sequence MIIAAIVLLIVLALMGAPLFAILLAAAAIGFFTQETPLSVLHIDIYQLSDSVVLMALPLFTFAGFLLSESRTADRLVRLSQAAFGWMPGGMAFVALVACAFFTALTGGSGVTIVALGALLLPALVKAGYPQRFSLGLVTSSGSLGLLLVPSVPLLIYGIIAQQLSQQLTMPPVEIVDLYLAGVGPALLMVVLLYGYCVYVNRSDPLPRQPFNARELGQALWDARWELPLPLVVLGGIFSGFLVVSEAAAVTALYVLLAEVVLYREIPLRRLPGLTREAMVMVGGILLILAVAQAFADYLVYAGVPEHLFAFIQTHVQSKLAFLILLNILLLLLGAVLDIFAALVIMVPLILPVALRYGIDPVHLGIIFVANMQIGYITPPVGMNLFIASYRFRKSITELFRATLPFMLVLIIALLLITYVPELSLWLVR
- a CDS encoding TRAP transporter small permease; the protein is MRRLLSWLHRLEDGLIVAILLGMVLLAVVQIGLRNMAGVSLIWVEPLLRNAVLWIGLLGAMIASRRDEHIRIDLLGQWLPKSFQPWITGAVDLFTAAICTLVAWYSIGFVIEEYQYGEIAFAGIPSWVPQVIIPFGFSVMALRYLVLFVLGLGGRRPCMREPLG
- a CDS encoding TRAP transporter substrate-binding protein, with amino-acid sequence MMLRFVVAVMALFPVLALATTFKISTLYPDGTSVVRALKKAGATIEERTEGRVALKIYPGGVMGDDRAVQRKIRIGQLHGQMAQGGAFADAYPDGQILNVPLTFNDYGEVDAVREELDPVILKGLEDNGWISFGLVDGGFAYIMSTQPVVSLADLQARKLWLPASDSASAKAAKTLGLSPIVLNIGSVLTSLQTGAIDSFAAPPVAALTLQWYARVKYITDLPLLYTYGLLAIDKRYFDRLSEGDQKIMREVLGNTFTQLDQEGREQNREAFKAVQQQGLETVTPSDEQRTEWKSAADKATQSLVSDGELSSGMLDRLHRLLDDYRAR